A segment of the Pseudomonadales bacterium genome:
TATCTGGTGGCGCACGATGAGCTCGACTTTGCGCCTGGCTTAGCCCGCTTAAAAACCGGTGGCGGTCATGGTGGTCACAACGGCTTACGCGATATCTTTGCCAGAACCGGACAGCAAAAAAACTTTCATCGTTTGCGCATTGGTATTGGTCACCCTGGCGATGCTAAATTAGTTTCCTCATGGGTATTAAAAAAAGCGCCGATGGCCGAACAGCAAAAGATTATCGCAGCGGTAGATGAGGCCAGTCGCTACACGCGTGATATCGTACACGCGGAATGGGCTGCCGCGATGAACCAGCTGCATCAATTTAGCGCCTGAATGAAAAGCCTAAAAGCCTAGAAATAACAACCGCCCAGCCACATGGTATGCGGTATCAACAAGGGTGTTAGCCCAAA
Coding sequences within it:
- a CDS encoding aminoacyl-tRNA hydrolase; the encoded protein is YLVAHDELDFAPGLARLKTGGGHGGHNGLRDIFARTGQQKNFHRLRIGIGHPGDAKLVSSWVLKKAPMAEQQKIIAAVDEASRYTRDIVHAEWAAAMNQLHQFSA